From a region of the Mercurialis annua linkage group LG1-X, ddMerAnnu1.2, whole genome shotgun sequence genome:
- the LOC126670147 gene encoding uncharacterized protein LOC126670147, translating to MRLWNRVAVMRHIWDLVGMKESLWATWIIENKLKKLSFWGITKPLVASWNWQNLIKLRQYIKSCFKYDLGKGDCSFWFDPWCNGKAIVDLYPSVSFNNADVSKFAKVKDLWCRGSWRFPGPMDEHVDNMWSFIKDNFTIDESSEDKVSWSVSPSGIFSINSAWNHFREEKPRVSWWKVVWGPGNIPKQSFIAWLALKNRLRTKDKLMKWGCIDNDICVFCNRGPESINHLFFRCNITSGIFKSVMLACNINREIVNWRREWSWYSRRIRGKSLLAKVRRLAFVCTIYQIWRGRNKLVFDRIPVDAGAIKGLIKRDILMKMFAKRSRSIVFQNLYHNWYNM from the coding sequence ATGAGATTATGGAATAGGGTGGCTGTTATGAGGCATATCTGGGATCTTGTGGGCATGAAAGAATCCCTTTGGGCCACTTGGATTATAGAAAACAAACTCAAGAAGCTTAGTTTCTGGGGCATAACTAAGCCTTTAGTAGCTAGTTGGAATTGGCAAAATTTGATTAAGCTTAGACAGTACATCAAAAGCTGTTTTAAGTATGATCTTGGTAAAGGTGATTGCTCCTTCTGGTTTGACCCTTGGTGTAATGGCAAAGCTATAGTGGATTTGTATCCTAGTGTGTCTTTTAATAATGCAGATGTTTCTAAATTTGCAAAGGTTAAAGACTTATGGTGCAGAGGCAGTTGGAGATTTCCAGGGCCTATGGATGAGCATGTAGACAATATGTGGAGTTTCATTAAAGATAATTTCACCATTGATGAGAGCAGTGAAGATAAAGTTAGCTGGAGTGTTAGCCCTTCTGGTATCTTTTCTATTAATTCTGCCTGGAATCATTTTAGAGAGGAGAAGCCTAGAGTGTCCTGGTGGAAAGTGGTTTGGGGCCCTGGAAACATTCCTAAACAAAGCTTCATAGCTTGGTTAGCTCTTAAGAACAGATTGAGAACTAAGGATAAACTCATGAAATGGGGGTGTATTGATAATGATATATGTGTGTTCTGCAATAGAGGGCCTGAATCAATTAATCATTTGTTCTTTAGATGCAACATTACCAGTGGTATCTTCAAGTCAGTCATGTTGGCTTGTAATATCAACAGGGAGATTGTTAACTGGAGAAGAGAATGGTCTTGGTACAGTAGAAGAATAAGGGGTAAGAGCCTTTTAGCCAAAGTGAGAAGATTGGCTTTCGTCTGTACCATCTATCAGATTTGGAGAGGTAGGAACAAACTAGTGTTTGACAGAATTCCTGTAGATGCTGGAGCCAttaaaggtttgattaaaagaGATATTCTGATGAAGATGTTTGCAAAAAGAAGCAGGTCTattgtttttcaaaatttataccATAACTGGTATAACATGTAA